Proteins from one Cicer arietinum cultivar CDC Frontier isolate Library 1 chromosome 3, Cicar.CDCFrontier_v2.0, whole genome shotgun sequence genomic window:
- the LOC101509706 gene encoding myosin-6-like isoform X1: MAAAAAANPIVGSHVWVEDSDEAWIDGEVLEVNGDKIEVLCTSGKTVVVKASTIYHKDTEVPPSGVDDMTKLAYLHEPGVLNNLRSRYDINEIYTYTGNILIAVNPFVKLPHLYDSHMMAQYKGAAFGELSPHPFAVADAAYRLMINEGISQSILVSGESGAGKTESTKLLMQYLAYMGGRAAVVGSRTVEQKVLESNPVLEAFGNAKTVRNNNSSRFGKFVEIQFDQKGRISGAAIRTYLLERSRVCQVSDPERNYHCFYMLCAAPPEDAKKYKVGHPKTFHYLNQSNCYELEGVDESKEYSATRRAMDVVGISSEEQDAIFQVVAAILHLGNIEFVKGEEIDSSMPKDEKSRFHLQTAAELFMCDAKALEDSLCKRVIVTRDETITKWLDPESAALSRDALAKIVYTRLFDWLVDTINNSIGQDPESKSLIGVLDIYGFESFNNNSFEQFCINLTNEKLQQHFNQHVFKMEQEEYKKEEIDWSYIEFVDNQDILDLIEKKPGGIISLLDEACMFPRSTHETFAQKLYQTFKDHKRFSKPKLSRSDFTICHYAGDVTYQTEFFLDKNKDYVVAEHQALLYASKCSFVSGLFPPSPEESSKQSKFSSIGSRFKQQLQSLLETLSSTEPHYIRCVKPNNLLKPAIFENKNVLLQLRCGGVMEAIRISCAGYPTRKVFDEFVDRFGLLAPEALNGSSDEVTACKRILKNVRLEGYQIGKTKVFLRAGQMAELDMRRSEILGKSASIIQRKVRSYLARRSFISLRLSAVQIQAACRGQLARQVYEGMCREASSLLIQRYFRMHIARKAYKELYASAVSIQTGMRMMAARCELNIRRRTGAATVIQSHCRKYLAQLHFTKLKKATIATQCAWRGKVARRELRKLKMAAKETGALQAAKSKLEKQVEDLTLRLQLEKRLRVDIEEAKAKENKRLQSTLQEMELKFKETKSLLEKEQEATKRLAERAPVIQEVPVVDHALMEKLCSENEKLKNLVSSLEKKIDETEKKYEEETKVSEERLKQALDAESKVIQMKTAMQRLEEKYADVESANHFLQKLSLLNSSVKTTVENLSTPVSEKLENGHHVAEEQNVVDSFVTPVKQFGAESNSKLKRSNSERHHESTYDSLVNCVSKNIGFNHGKPIAAFTIYKCILHWKSFESERTSVFDRLIQMIGSAIEDQDDNNLMAYWLSNTSALLVLLEQNLKSGSSTNATPVGKPINPTSLFGRMTKGFRSSPSSANLAAAVRKIEAKYPALLFKQQLTAYLEKIYGIIRDNLTKELSSILALCIQAPRISKGVLRSGRSLGKDSPIVHWQNIIESLNTLLCTLKENFVPPVLIRKIFSQTFSYINVQLFNSLLVRPDCCTFSNGEYVKAGLAELELWCCQAKEEYAGSSWDELKHIRQAVGFLVIHQKYRISYDEIVNDLCPILSVQQLCKICTLYWDDIYNTRSVSPHVLSSMRMDSNNAQSDSFLLDDSSSIPFSVNDLSTSLQGKDFLDMKPADALLENPSFQFLNE, translated from the exons ATG gctgctgctgctgctgccaATCCTATTGTTGGATCCCATGTTTGGGTGGAGGATTCTGATGAAGCTTGGATAGATGGTGAGGTCTTGGAGGTTAATGGCGATAAAATCGAAGTCCTTTGCACTTCAGGGAAGACG GTTGTTGTTAAAGCTTCCACCATTTATCATAAAGATACCGAAGTTCCACCGAGCGGAGTGGATGATATGACAAAGCTTGCGTACCTGCACGAACCTGGAGTCTTAAATAATCTAAGATCAAGATATGATATCAATGAAATTTAT ACTTACACTGGGAATATATTGATTGCTGTGAACCCTTTCGTTAAGCTTCCTCATTTGTATGATAGCCATATGATGGCACAATATAAAGGAGCAGCTTTTGGTGAGTTAAGTCCACATCCCTTCGCTGTTGCGGATGCAGCTTATAG GCTCATGATAAATGAAGGAATAAGCCAGTCAATATTAGTTAGTGGTGAAAGTGGAGCCGGTAAAACCGAAAGTACAAAGTTACTCATGCAATATCTTGCTTACATGGGAGGGAGAGCTGCTGTTGTTGGAAGTAGAACTGTCGAGCAAAAAGTACTCGAG TCAAATCCTGTCCTAGAAGCCTTTGGCAATGCAAAGACTGTCAGGAACAATAATTCAAG TCGTTTTGGTAAATTTGTGGAGATTCAATTTGATCAAAAAGGAAGAATTTCCGGCGCTGCGATCAGAACATATCTGCTGGAAAGATCACGTGTGTGCCAAGTGTCAGATCCAGAGAGGAATTATCATTGTTTCTACATGCTCTGTGCTGCACCTCCGGAG gATGCTAAGAAATACAAAGTAGGACATCCAAAAACATTTCATTATCTGAATCAATCAAATTGCTATGAGTTGGAAGGGGTTGATGAGTCGAAAGAATACAGTGCAACAAGGAGAGCGATGGATGTTGTTGGAATAAGTTCCGAGGAGCAG GATGCAATATTTCAAGTGGTTGCTGCAATTTTGCATCTTGGGAACATTGAGTTTGTGAAAGGGGAGGAGATAGATTCATCTATGCCAAAAGATGAAAAATCCAGGTTCCACCTACAGACTGCAGCCGAGCTTTTCAT gTGCGATGCAAAGGCACTTGAAGATTCTCTTTGCAAACGTGTAATTGTTACTCGCGATGAAACAATTACAAAATGGTTGGATCCAGAATCTGCTGCACTCAGTCGAGATGCTTTGGCTAAGATTGTttacacaagattgtttgacTG GTTGGTTGATACAATAAATAATTCCATTGGTCAAGATCCTGAGTCAAAATCCTTAATTGGTGTGCTGGATATTTACGGTTTTGAGAGTTTCAATAATAACAG TTTTGAGCaattttgtattaatttgaCCAATGAAAAGCTTCAGCAACATTTTAATCAg CATGTTTTCAAAATGGAGCAAGAAGAatacaaaaaagaagaaattgatTGGAGTTACATAGAGTTTGTGGACAATCAAGATATTCTGGATCTGATTGAAAAG AAACCTGGTGGCATTATTTCTCTTTTGGACGAAGCTTG TATGTTTCCTAGATCAACTCACGAAACTTTTGCCCAAAAGCTGTATCAGACCTTCAAAGACCATAAAAGGTTTAGCAAGCCCAAATTATCACGTAGTGACTTCACAATTTGCCATTATGCTGGCGAT GTCACTTATCAAACTGAGTTCTTTCTTGACAAGAACAAAGATTATGTCGTTGCAGAACACCAGGCACTTCTTTATGCTTCCAAATGTTCCTTTGTATCGGGCTTGTTTCCCCCTTCACCCGAGGAATCTTCGAAACAATCAAAGTTCTCTTCAATAGGTTCCAGATTTAAG CAACAATTGCAATCTTTACTTGAAACTTTAAGTTCCACCGAGCCACACTACATTCGATGTGTGAAGCCCAATAATCTTCTTAAGCCAGCTATTTTCGAGAATAAAAATGTTTTGCTGCAACTGCGCTGTGGG GGAGTTATGGAGGCAATCAGGATTAGCTGTGCTGGTTATCCCACAAGAAAAGTCTTCGATGAATTTGTGGATCGATTTGGCCTACTTGCTCCTGAAGCATTGAATGGAAG TTCTGATGAGGTCACTGCTTGCAAGAGGATCCTGAAGAATGTTCGACTTGAAGGTTATCAG ATTGGTAAAACGAAGGTGTTTCTTCGAGCTGGTCAAATGGCAGAACTAGATATGCGTAGAAGTGAGATCTTAGGAAAGTCAGCAAGTATTATTCAGAGAAAAGTTCGCTCCTATTTGGCCCGTCGAAGTTTCATTTCGCTACGTTTGTCAGCTGTGCAGATTCAAGCTGCATGTAGAG GACAACTTGCTAGGCAAGTTTACGAGGGAATGTGCCGGGAGGCTTCTAGTCTGCTTATTCAAAGGTATTTCCGCATGCATATTGCTAGGAAAGCGTACAAAGAATTGTATGCCTCTGCTGTGTCTATCCAGACTGGTATGCGAATGATGGCTGCTCGGTGTGAGCTAAACATTAGACGGAGGACTGGTGCAGCAACTGTCATTCAG AGCCACTGCAGGAAATACTTGGCTCAACTTCATTTCACGAAATTAAAGAAGGCAACAATTGCCACACAATGTGCATGGAGAGGAAAAGTTGCCCGGCGAGAATTGCGGAAACTCAAGATG GCTGCAAAAGAAACAGGGGCTCTCCAAGCTGCCAAAAGTAAGCTTGAAAAGCAAGTTGAAGACCTTACATTAAGGTTGCAGCTGGAAAAACGTTTAAGG GTGGACATTGAAGAAGCAAAagcaaaagaaaacaaaagattaCAGTCAACTTTGCAAGAGATGGAACTTAAGTTTAAAGAAACTAAATCACTTCTTGAAAAGGAGCAGGAGGCTACAAAAAGATTGGCGGAGAGAGCTCCTGTCATACAGGAGGTTCCAGTTGTTGACCATGCTTTGATGGAGAAGTTATGTAGCGAAAATGAGAAACTCAAG AACTTGGTGAGTTCACTGGAAAAGAAAATTGATGAAACAGAAAAAAAGTATGAAGAGGAAACCAAGGTTAGTGAAGAAAGGTTGAAGCAAGCTTTGGATGCAGAATCGAAAGTAATCCAGATGAAGACTGCTATGCAAAG gCTTGAAGAGAAATACGCAGACGTAGAATCTGCAAATCATTTTCTTCAGAAACTATCTTTGTTAAACTCGTCTGTGAAAACAACGGTGGAGAACCTCTCTACCCCTGTATCTGAG AAGTTGGAAAATGGTCACCATGTGGCAGAagaacaaaatgttgtt GATTCATTTGTCACACCTGTGAAACAATTTGGTGCCGAATCTAACTCAAAATTGAAGCGATCAAACAGTGAACGACATCAT GAGAGTACCTATGATTCACTTGTTAACTGTGTTAGTAAAAACATTGGGTTCAATCATGGAAAGCCTATTGCTGCATTTACCATTTACAAATGTATTCTTCACTGGAAATCATTTGAATCTGAAAGAACTAGCGTATTTGATCGCCTTATCCAGATGATTGGTTCTGCAATTGAG GATCAAGATGACAATAATCTTATGGCCTATTGGCTGTCAAATACATCCGCATTATTGGTTTTACTTGAACAAAACCTGAAATCTGGGAGTTCAACAAATGCAACTCCAGTTGGAAAACCAATTAATCCAACATCACTCTTTGGAAGAATGACTAAG GGTTTTCGTTCATCACCTTCTTCTGCCAACCTCGCTGCCGCTGTACGCAAAATAGAGGCCAAGTACCCTGCTTTGCTTTTCAAGCAGCAGCTCACAGCTTATTTGGAGAAAATATACGGCATCATTCGAGATAACTTGACGAAGGAGTTATCATCGATTCTTGCATTATGTATCCAG GCACCAAGAATATCGAAGGGAGTATTACGATCTGGCCGATCCTTGGGTAAAGATTCTCCAATTGTTCACTGGCAAAATATTATCGAATCCCTCAACACCCTCCTCTGTACACTCAAAGAGAACTTT GTGCCTCCAGTTCTTATTCGAAAAATCTTCAGTCAAACATTCTCATATATTAATGTGCAACTCTTCAATAG TCTTCTAGTTCGTCCCGATTGTTGTACATTCAGCAATGGGGAATATGTGAAAGCTGGATTAGCTGAATTAGAGTTGTGGTGCTGCCAAGCAAAGGAAGAG TATGCAGGGTCATCTTGGGATGAGCTCAAGCACATACGACAGGCTGTTGGATTCTTG GTTATTCATCAGAAGTATAGGATTTCCTACGACGAAATTGTTAATGATTTATGCCCT ATCTTGAGTGTCCAGCAGCTATGCAAAATATGCACACTTTATTGGGATGATATCTACAATACACGAAGCGTATCACCACAT GTCCTTTCAAGCATGAGGATGGACTCCAATAATGCTCAAAGTGATTCTTTCTTGTTGGATGATAGTTCCAG CATACCCTTCTCAGTGAATGACCTCTCTACATCACTACAAGGGAAGGACTTCTTAGACATGAAACCAGCAGATGCACTTCTTGAGAATCCATCTTTCCAATTTTTAAATGAGTAG
- the LOC101509706 gene encoding myosin-6-like isoform X2, producing the protein MAAAAAANPIVGSHVWVEDSDEAWIDGEVLEVNGDKIEVLCTSGKTVVVKASTIYHKDTEVPPSGVDDMTKLAYLHEPGVLNNLRSRYDINEIYTYTGNILIAVNPFVKLPHLYDSHMMAQYKGAAFGELSPHPFAVADAAYRLMINEGISQSILVSGESGAGKTESTKLLMQYLAYMGGRAAVVGSRTVEQKVLESNPVLEAFGNAKTVRNNNSSRFGKFVEIQFDQKGRISGAAIRTYLLERSRVCQVSDPERNYHCFYMLCAAPPEDAKKYKVGHPKTFHYLNQSNCYELEGVDESKEYSATRRAMDVVGISSEEQDAIFQVVAAILHLGNIEFVKGEEIDSSMPKDEKSRFHLQTAAELFMCDAKALEDSLCKRVIVTRDETITKWLDPESAALSRDALAKIVYTRLFDWLVDTINNSIGQDPESKSLIGVLDIYGFESFNNNSFEQFCINLTNEKLQQHFNQHVFKMEQEEYKKEEIDWSYIEFVDNQDILDLIEKKPGGIISLLDEACMFPRSTHETFAQKLYQTFKDHKRFSKPKLSRSDFTICHYAGDVTYQTEFFLDKNKDYVVAEHQALLYASKCSFVSGLFPPSPEESSKQSKFSSIGSRFKQQLQSLLETLSSTEPHYIRCVKPNNLLKPAIFENKNVLLQLRCGGVMEAIRISCAGYPTRKVFDEFVDRFGLLAPEALNGSSDEVTACKRILKNVRLEGYQIGKTKVFLRAGQMAELDMRRSEILGKSASIIQRKVRSYLARRSFISLRLSAVQIQAACRGQLARQVYEGMCREASSLLIQRYFRMHIARKAYKELYASAVSIQTGMRMMAARCELNIRRRTGAATVIQSHCRKYLAQLHFTKLKKATIATQCAWRGKVARRELRKLKMAAKETGALQAAKSKLEKQVEDLTLRLQLEKRLRVDIEEAKAKENKRLQSTLQEMELKFKETKSLLEKEQEATKRLAERAPVIQEVPVVDHALMEKLCSENEKLKNLVSSLEKKIDETEKKYEEETKVSEERLKQALDAESKVIQMKTAMQRLEEKYADVESANHFLQKLSLLNSSVKTTVENLSTPVSELENGHHVAEEQNVVDSFVTPVKQFGAESNSKLKRSNSERHHESTYDSLVNCVSKNIGFNHGKPIAAFTIYKCILHWKSFESERTSVFDRLIQMIGSAIEDQDDNNLMAYWLSNTSALLVLLEQNLKSGSSTNATPVGKPINPTSLFGRMTKGFRSSPSSANLAAAVRKIEAKYPALLFKQQLTAYLEKIYGIIRDNLTKELSSILALCIQAPRISKGVLRSGRSLGKDSPIVHWQNIIESLNTLLCTLKENFVPPVLIRKIFSQTFSYINVQLFNSLLVRPDCCTFSNGEYVKAGLAELELWCCQAKEEYAGSSWDELKHIRQAVGFLVIHQKYRISYDEIVNDLCPILSVQQLCKICTLYWDDIYNTRSVSPHVLSSMRMDSNNAQSDSFLLDDSSSIPFSVNDLSTSLQGKDFLDMKPADALLENPSFQFLNE; encoded by the exons ATG gctgctgctgctgctgccaATCCTATTGTTGGATCCCATGTTTGGGTGGAGGATTCTGATGAAGCTTGGATAGATGGTGAGGTCTTGGAGGTTAATGGCGATAAAATCGAAGTCCTTTGCACTTCAGGGAAGACG GTTGTTGTTAAAGCTTCCACCATTTATCATAAAGATACCGAAGTTCCACCGAGCGGAGTGGATGATATGACAAAGCTTGCGTACCTGCACGAACCTGGAGTCTTAAATAATCTAAGATCAAGATATGATATCAATGAAATTTAT ACTTACACTGGGAATATATTGATTGCTGTGAACCCTTTCGTTAAGCTTCCTCATTTGTATGATAGCCATATGATGGCACAATATAAAGGAGCAGCTTTTGGTGAGTTAAGTCCACATCCCTTCGCTGTTGCGGATGCAGCTTATAG GCTCATGATAAATGAAGGAATAAGCCAGTCAATATTAGTTAGTGGTGAAAGTGGAGCCGGTAAAACCGAAAGTACAAAGTTACTCATGCAATATCTTGCTTACATGGGAGGGAGAGCTGCTGTTGTTGGAAGTAGAACTGTCGAGCAAAAAGTACTCGAG TCAAATCCTGTCCTAGAAGCCTTTGGCAATGCAAAGACTGTCAGGAACAATAATTCAAG TCGTTTTGGTAAATTTGTGGAGATTCAATTTGATCAAAAAGGAAGAATTTCCGGCGCTGCGATCAGAACATATCTGCTGGAAAGATCACGTGTGTGCCAAGTGTCAGATCCAGAGAGGAATTATCATTGTTTCTACATGCTCTGTGCTGCACCTCCGGAG gATGCTAAGAAATACAAAGTAGGACATCCAAAAACATTTCATTATCTGAATCAATCAAATTGCTATGAGTTGGAAGGGGTTGATGAGTCGAAAGAATACAGTGCAACAAGGAGAGCGATGGATGTTGTTGGAATAAGTTCCGAGGAGCAG GATGCAATATTTCAAGTGGTTGCTGCAATTTTGCATCTTGGGAACATTGAGTTTGTGAAAGGGGAGGAGATAGATTCATCTATGCCAAAAGATGAAAAATCCAGGTTCCACCTACAGACTGCAGCCGAGCTTTTCAT gTGCGATGCAAAGGCACTTGAAGATTCTCTTTGCAAACGTGTAATTGTTACTCGCGATGAAACAATTACAAAATGGTTGGATCCAGAATCTGCTGCACTCAGTCGAGATGCTTTGGCTAAGATTGTttacacaagattgtttgacTG GTTGGTTGATACAATAAATAATTCCATTGGTCAAGATCCTGAGTCAAAATCCTTAATTGGTGTGCTGGATATTTACGGTTTTGAGAGTTTCAATAATAACAG TTTTGAGCaattttgtattaatttgaCCAATGAAAAGCTTCAGCAACATTTTAATCAg CATGTTTTCAAAATGGAGCAAGAAGAatacaaaaaagaagaaattgatTGGAGTTACATAGAGTTTGTGGACAATCAAGATATTCTGGATCTGATTGAAAAG AAACCTGGTGGCATTATTTCTCTTTTGGACGAAGCTTG TATGTTTCCTAGATCAACTCACGAAACTTTTGCCCAAAAGCTGTATCAGACCTTCAAAGACCATAAAAGGTTTAGCAAGCCCAAATTATCACGTAGTGACTTCACAATTTGCCATTATGCTGGCGAT GTCACTTATCAAACTGAGTTCTTTCTTGACAAGAACAAAGATTATGTCGTTGCAGAACACCAGGCACTTCTTTATGCTTCCAAATGTTCCTTTGTATCGGGCTTGTTTCCCCCTTCACCCGAGGAATCTTCGAAACAATCAAAGTTCTCTTCAATAGGTTCCAGATTTAAG CAACAATTGCAATCTTTACTTGAAACTTTAAGTTCCACCGAGCCACACTACATTCGATGTGTGAAGCCCAATAATCTTCTTAAGCCAGCTATTTTCGAGAATAAAAATGTTTTGCTGCAACTGCGCTGTGGG GGAGTTATGGAGGCAATCAGGATTAGCTGTGCTGGTTATCCCACAAGAAAAGTCTTCGATGAATTTGTGGATCGATTTGGCCTACTTGCTCCTGAAGCATTGAATGGAAG TTCTGATGAGGTCACTGCTTGCAAGAGGATCCTGAAGAATGTTCGACTTGAAGGTTATCAG ATTGGTAAAACGAAGGTGTTTCTTCGAGCTGGTCAAATGGCAGAACTAGATATGCGTAGAAGTGAGATCTTAGGAAAGTCAGCAAGTATTATTCAGAGAAAAGTTCGCTCCTATTTGGCCCGTCGAAGTTTCATTTCGCTACGTTTGTCAGCTGTGCAGATTCAAGCTGCATGTAGAG GACAACTTGCTAGGCAAGTTTACGAGGGAATGTGCCGGGAGGCTTCTAGTCTGCTTATTCAAAGGTATTTCCGCATGCATATTGCTAGGAAAGCGTACAAAGAATTGTATGCCTCTGCTGTGTCTATCCAGACTGGTATGCGAATGATGGCTGCTCGGTGTGAGCTAAACATTAGACGGAGGACTGGTGCAGCAACTGTCATTCAG AGCCACTGCAGGAAATACTTGGCTCAACTTCATTTCACGAAATTAAAGAAGGCAACAATTGCCACACAATGTGCATGGAGAGGAAAAGTTGCCCGGCGAGAATTGCGGAAACTCAAGATG GCTGCAAAAGAAACAGGGGCTCTCCAAGCTGCCAAAAGTAAGCTTGAAAAGCAAGTTGAAGACCTTACATTAAGGTTGCAGCTGGAAAAACGTTTAAGG GTGGACATTGAAGAAGCAAAagcaaaagaaaacaaaagattaCAGTCAACTTTGCAAGAGATGGAACTTAAGTTTAAAGAAACTAAATCACTTCTTGAAAAGGAGCAGGAGGCTACAAAAAGATTGGCGGAGAGAGCTCCTGTCATACAGGAGGTTCCAGTTGTTGACCATGCTTTGATGGAGAAGTTATGTAGCGAAAATGAGAAACTCAAG AACTTGGTGAGTTCACTGGAAAAGAAAATTGATGAAACAGAAAAAAAGTATGAAGAGGAAACCAAGGTTAGTGAAGAAAGGTTGAAGCAAGCTTTGGATGCAGAATCGAAAGTAATCCAGATGAAGACTGCTATGCAAAG gCTTGAAGAGAAATACGCAGACGTAGAATCTGCAAATCATTTTCTTCAGAAACTATCTTTGTTAAACTCGTCTGTGAAAACAACGGTGGAGAACCTCTCTACCCCTGTATCTGAG TTGGAAAATGGTCACCATGTGGCAGAagaacaaaatgttgtt GATTCATTTGTCACACCTGTGAAACAATTTGGTGCCGAATCTAACTCAAAATTGAAGCGATCAAACAGTGAACGACATCAT GAGAGTACCTATGATTCACTTGTTAACTGTGTTAGTAAAAACATTGGGTTCAATCATGGAAAGCCTATTGCTGCATTTACCATTTACAAATGTATTCTTCACTGGAAATCATTTGAATCTGAAAGAACTAGCGTATTTGATCGCCTTATCCAGATGATTGGTTCTGCAATTGAG GATCAAGATGACAATAATCTTATGGCCTATTGGCTGTCAAATACATCCGCATTATTGGTTTTACTTGAACAAAACCTGAAATCTGGGAGTTCAACAAATGCAACTCCAGTTGGAAAACCAATTAATCCAACATCACTCTTTGGAAGAATGACTAAG GGTTTTCGTTCATCACCTTCTTCTGCCAACCTCGCTGCCGCTGTACGCAAAATAGAGGCCAAGTACCCTGCTTTGCTTTTCAAGCAGCAGCTCACAGCTTATTTGGAGAAAATATACGGCATCATTCGAGATAACTTGACGAAGGAGTTATCATCGATTCTTGCATTATGTATCCAG GCACCAAGAATATCGAAGGGAGTATTACGATCTGGCCGATCCTTGGGTAAAGATTCTCCAATTGTTCACTGGCAAAATATTATCGAATCCCTCAACACCCTCCTCTGTACACTCAAAGAGAACTTT GTGCCTCCAGTTCTTATTCGAAAAATCTTCAGTCAAACATTCTCATATATTAATGTGCAACTCTTCAATAG TCTTCTAGTTCGTCCCGATTGTTGTACATTCAGCAATGGGGAATATGTGAAAGCTGGATTAGCTGAATTAGAGTTGTGGTGCTGCCAAGCAAAGGAAGAG TATGCAGGGTCATCTTGGGATGAGCTCAAGCACATACGACAGGCTGTTGGATTCTTG GTTATTCATCAGAAGTATAGGATTTCCTACGACGAAATTGTTAATGATTTATGCCCT ATCTTGAGTGTCCAGCAGCTATGCAAAATATGCACACTTTATTGGGATGATATCTACAATACACGAAGCGTATCACCACAT GTCCTTTCAAGCATGAGGATGGACTCCAATAATGCTCAAAGTGATTCTTTCTTGTTGGATGATAGTTCCAG CATACCCTTCTCAGTGAATGACCTCTCTACATCACTACAAGGGAAGGACTTCTTAGACATGAAACCAGCAGATGCACTTCTTGAGAATCCATCTTTCCAATTTTTAAATGAGTAG